The Streptomyces sp. NBC_01142 genome has a window encoding:
- a CDS encoding geranylgeranyl reductase family protein — protein sequence MGHGSDREQKHIVSSENGAAGAGAASEHGEPVWDVVVVGGGPAGASAAYAAAVAGRQVLLLEKSELPRYKTCGGGIIGPSRDSLPPGFELPLQDKVHAVTFSLNGRLTRTRRSRRMLFGLINRPEFDAGLVEQAQKAGAVLRTGATVARVEQHGPAVPDRRTVAVVLADGETVLARAVVGADGSASRIGAHVGVKLDQVDLGLEAEIPVPATVADDWAGRVLIDWGPMPGSYGWVFPKGRTLTVGVISARGEGAATKRYLEDFIARLGLAGFEPAVSSGHLTRCRSDDSPLSRGRVLVCGDAAGLLEPWTREGISFALRSGRLAGEWAARISEAHDAVDARRQALNYAFAIKSGLGVEMGVGRRMLALFERRPGLLHAAITGFRPAWKAFADIARGSTTLAGLVRTHPMARRALEAMDRRA from the coding sequence ATGGGCCACGGGTCGGATCGGGAGCAGAAACACATCGTGAGCAGCGAGAACGGTGCCGCCGGGGCAGGGGCAGCAAGTGAGCACGGCGAGCCGGTGTGGGACGTCGTCGTGGTCGGCGGCGGACCGGCGGGAGCTTCGGCGGCCTATGCGGCGGCGGTGGCCGGCCGGCAGGTGCTGCTGCTGGAGAAGTCCGAACTGCCCCGCTACAAAACATGCGGTGGAGGGATCATCGGTCCCTCGCGTGACAGTCTTCCGCCCGGCTTCGAACTACCGTTGCAGGACAAGGTGCACGCCGTCACCTTCTCGCTGAACGGCCGACTGACGCGTACACGCCGCTCCCGGCGGATGCTCTTCGGGCTCATCAACCGCCCCGAGTTCGACGCGGGACTGGTGGAGCAGGCACAGAAGGCGGGTGCCGTGCTGCGCACCGGCGCGACCGTCGCCCGCGTCGAGCAGCACGGTCCCGCCGTGCCGGACCGGCGCACGGTCGCCGTGGTGCTGGCGGACGGCGAGACCGTACTGGCGCGTGCGGTCGTCGGCGCGGACGGCAGCGCCAGCCGGATAGGGGCGCATGTCGGGGTGAAGCTCGACCAGGTGGACCTCGGCCTGGAGGCGGAGATTCCGGTGCCGGCGACGGTAGCCGACGACTGGGCGGGCCGGGTGCTCATCGACTGGGGCCCGATGCCTGGGAGTTACGGCTGGGTGTTCCCCAAGGGGCGGACGCTGACGGTCGGAGTGATCTCGGCGCGGGGCGAGGGCGCGGCGACCAAGCGCTATCTGGAGGACTTCATCGCGCGGCTGGGGCTCGCCGGATTCGAGCCGGCGGTCTCCTCCGGGCATCTGACCCGGTGCCGCAGCGACGACTCGCCCCTGTCGCGCGGGCGGGTGCTGGTGTGCGGGGACGCGGCAGGGCTGCTTGAGCCGTGGACCCGCGAGGGGATCTCCTTCGCGCTGCGGTCGGGGCGGCTCGCGGGGGAGTGGGCGGCCAGGATCTCGGAGGCCCATGACGCCGTGGACGCGCGCCGCCAAGCCCTGAATTACGCGTTTGCGATCAAGTCGGGACTGGGTGTGGAGATGGGGGTCGGGCGGCGGATGCTCGCCCTCTTCGAGCGCCGCCCGGGGCTGCTGCATGCGGCGATCACCGGTTTCCGGCCCGCCTGGAAGGCGTTCGCGGACATCGCGCGCGGATCGACGACGCTGGCCGGGCTGGTGCGTACGCATCCGATGGCGCGGCGCGCGCTGGAGGCGATGGACCGGCGCGCCTAA
- a CDS encoding MBL fold metallo-hydrolase — protein sequence MDFIEVLPQLHMFRFAIGQAYLWRDGDELTLIDAGNVHAAPDIEQAIRSVGLRPDAIRRIVLTHCHRDHVGAAQELADRYGAEVLAHRLDAPVVRGEQPVPEPVLLDWEIPLYEHGLTVPPAPPTRVDRELEDGDDLGFGDGAVVVHSPGHTDGSIGIHLPRHGVLFTGDCIAAVGQVMLGVFNVDRAQAEVSMRRLASLAPSTVCFGHGDPLTENAPTVLLASADGDAGL from the coding sequence ATGGACTTCATCGAGGTACTCCCTCAGCTGCACATGTTCCGCTTCGCGATCGGCCAGGCGTATCTGTGGCGCGACGGCGACGAGCTGACCCTGATCGACGCGGGCAATGTGCACGCGGCCCCGGACATCGAACAGGCCATACGGAGCGTGGGTCTGCGCCCCGACGCCATCCGCCGGATCGTGCTCACCCACTGCCACCGCGACCATGTGGGCGCGGCCCAGGAGCTGGCGGACCGGTACGGCGCCGAGGTGCTGGCCCACCGCCTCGACGCCCCCGTGGTCCGCGGCGAGCAGCCGGTCCCGGAGCCCGTGCTGCTCGACTGGGAGATTCCGCTGTACGAGCACGGACTCACCGTTCCGCCTGCCCCGCCGACCCGCGTCGACCGTGAGCTCGAGGACGGCGACGACCTCGGCTTCGGCGACGGGGCCGTGGTGGTCCACTCCCCCGGCCACACCGACGGCTCCATCGGCATCCATCTCCCGCGCCACGGCGTGCTGTTCACGGGCGACTGCATCGCTGCGGTGGGCCAGGTGATGCTGGGCGTCTTCAACGTGGACCGCGCGCAGGCCGAGGTGTCGATGCGCCGTCTCGCCTCGCTCGCGCCGTCCACCGTCTGCTTCGGGCACGGCGACCCGCTCACGGAGAACGCGCCGACCGTACTGCTCGCGTCAGCCGACGGGGATGCCGGCCTCTAG
- a CDS encoding NUDIX hydrolase, which yields MIVWINGAFGAGKTSTARELIDLIPNSTLFDPELIGGGLRDLLPQKRLAEVGDYQDLPIWRRLVVDTAAALLAELGGVLVVPMTLLRQEYRDEIFGGLASRRIPVRHVLLGPGETILRERTAAREEPDTPDGIPDADQRVRQWAYDHIEPYRAALGWITADAHVIDNGPLDPRRTAQRIAEAVRTGAAAACEIVQTPEPTAETLAAGVLLFDEQDRVLLVDPTYKPGWEFPGGVVERGEAPARAGMREVAEELGIELGEVPRLLVVDWEPPRPPGFGGLRLLFDGGRLHSGTARRVLLPGSELRDWRFVSEQEAAELLPPTRSERLRWALRARERGTVLNLEAGIPVG from the coding sequence GTGATCGTCTGGATCAACGGTGCGTTCGGAGCGGGCAAGACCAGTACTGCACGCGAACTGATCGACCTGATCCCGAACAGCACTCTGTTCGACCCCGAACTGATCGGCGGCGGTCTGCGCGATCTGCTGCCGCAGAAGCGGCTCGCCGAAGTGGGCGACTATCAGGATCTGCCGATCTGGCGACGGCTCGTGGTGGACACCGCGGCCGCGCTGCTGGCCGAGCTCGGCGGTGTGCTCGTGGTACCGATGACCCTGCTCCGCCAGGAGTACCGCGATGAGATCTTCGGCGGTCTCGCCTCCCGGCGCATACCCGTGAGACATGTGCTGCTGGGCCCAGGCGAAACGATCCTGCGCGAGCGGACAGCCGCCCGCGAGGAGCCGGACACCCCGGACGGCATTCCGGACGCGGACCAGCGGGTGCGGCAGTGGGCGTACGACCACATCGAGCCGTACCGCGCAGCGCTCGGCTGGATCACCGCGGACGCGCATGTCATCGACAACGGCCCGCTCGACCCGCGCCGGACGGCGCAGCGGATTGCGGAGGCGGTACGGACCGGAGCGGCCGCGGCCTGTGAGATCGTCCAGACGCCCGAGCCGACCGCCGAGACCCTCGCCGCGGGCGTGCTGCTCTTCGACGAGCAGGACCGGGTGCTGCTCGTCGACCCCACCTACAAGCCGGGCTGGGAGTTCCCCGGCGGAGTGGTGGAGCGGGGCGAGGCGCCCGCGCGCGCCGGAATGCGCGAGGTCGCCGAGGAGCTGGGCATCGAACTGGGCGAGGTGCCCAGGCTGTTGGTGGTCGACTGGGAGCCGCCGCGACCGCCGGGGTTCGGCGGACTGCGGCTGCTCTTCGACGGCGGCCGGCTGCACAGCGGCACGGCGCGGCGGGTGCTGTTGCCCGGATCGGAGCTGCGCGACTGGCGCTTCGTGAGCGAGCAGGAGGCGGCCGAACTGCTTCCTCCCACCCGCAGCGAACGGCTGCGCTGGGCACTGCGGGCCCGCGAGCGCGGGACCGTGCTCAATCTAGAGGCCGGCATCCCCGTCGGCTGA
- a CDS encoding dipeptidase: protein MTADPIAETVASLLPRAQAELTELVAFQSVADPAQFPKSECEAAARWVADALHAEDFQDIAVLDTPDGTQSVYGFLPGPAGAPTVLLYAHYDVQPPLDLAAWTTPPFELTERDGRWYGRGAADCKGGFIMHLLALRALKANGGVPVNIKVIVEGSEEQGTGGLERYAEAHPELLIADTIVIGDAGNFRLGLPTVTATLRGMTLVRVQIDTLEGNLHSGQFGGAAPDALAALIRVLDSLRAEDGSTTVDGLSAEAAWEGLQYPEADFRKDAKVLDGVGLIGTGAVADRIWARPAVTVLGIDCPPVIGATPSVQAGARALISLRVPPGQDAAEATKLLAAHLEAHTPWGARVAVEQVGQGQPFQADISSPAYSSMAEAMRAAYPGEEMQSAGMGGSIPLCNTLAALYPEAEILLIGLSEPEAQIHAVNESVSPEELERLSVAEALFLVNYAASKTV, encoded by the coding sequence ATGACCGCCGATCCGATCGCCGAGACCGTCGCATCCCTGCTGCCCCGCGCGCAGGCGGAGCTCACGGAGCTGGTGGCCTTCCAGTCGGTGGCGGATCCGGCGCAGTTCCCCAAGAGCGAGTGCGAGGCCGCGGCGAGGTGGGTCGCCGACGCCCTGCACGCCGAGGACTTCCAGGACATCGCCGTCCTCGACACCCCGGACGGCACGCAGTCCGTCTACGGCTTCCTGCCCGGCCCGGCGGGCGCGCCGACCGTACTGCTGTATGCGCACTACGACGTGCAGCCGCCGCTGGACCTGGCCGCCTGGACCACCCCGCCGTTCGAGCTCACCGAGCGCGACGGCCGCTGGTACGGACGCGGAGCCGCGGACTGCAAGGGCGGCTTCATCATGCATCTGCTCGCGCTGCGCGCCCTCAAGGCGAACGGCGGTGTGCCGGTGAACATCAAGGTGATCGTCGAGGGCTCGGAGGAGCAGGGCACGGGAGGCCTCGAGCGGTACGCCGAAGCGCACCCCGAGCTGCTGATCGCCGACACCATCGTCATCGGCGACGCCGGGAACTTCCGGCTGGGGCTGCCCACGGTCACCGCGACGCTGCGCGGGATGACGCTCGTGCGCGTCCAGATCGACACCCTCGAAGGCAATCTGCACTCCGGCCAGTTCGGCGGCGCGGCCCCCGACGCGCTGGCCGCGCTGATCCGCGTGCTGGACTCGCTCCGTGCCGAGGACGGCTCGACGACCGTGGACGGCCTTTCCGCCGAGGCTGCTTGGGAGGGACTGCAGTACCCGGAGGCGGACTTCCGCAAGGATGCCAAGGTGCTCGACGGCGTGGGGCTGATCGGTACGGGCGCGGTCGCGGACCGCATCTGGGCGCGCCCCGCCGTCACGGTGCTCGGTATCGACTGCCCGCCGGTCATCGGCGCGACCCCGTCCGTGCAGGCGGGCGCGCGGGCGCTGATCAGCCTGCGGGTGCCGCCGGGCCAGGACGCCGCCGAGGCGACCAAGCTGCTGGCCGCGCACCTGGAGGCACACACTCCGTGGGGTGCGCGGGTCGCGGTGGAGCAGGTCGGTCAGGGCCAGCCGTTCCAGGCGGACATCTCCAGCCCGGCGTACTCCTCGATGGCCGAGGCGATGCGCGCCGCCTACCCGGGCGAGGAGATGCAGTCGGCAGGCATGGGCGGCTCGATCCCGCTGTGCAACACGCTCGCAGCGCTCTACCCCGAGGCGGAGATCCTGCTGATCGGCCTGAGCGAGCCGGAGGCGCAGATCCACGCGGTGAACGAGTCCGTCTCACCCGAGGAACTCGAGCGGCTGTCGGTCGCCGAGGCGTTGTTCCTGGTCAACTACGCCGCGTCCAAGACGGTTTGA
- a CDS encoding ABC transporter substrate-binding protein, giving the protein MSRRNLLRGAAVGAGAVALPSLLAACGSGPGGDGKTITMGSNSSDPVPKKAFADAFAAYGKQSKEGRKVEVNTVDHNTFQENINRYLQGKPDDVFMWFAGYRMQFFAKKGLLYDISDNWQSYQGFSPALKAQSTGEDGKQYLTPYYYYPWAVFHRTSVFQQRGYQAPKTLDEYIALARQMQKDKLVPIAFCDKDGWPAMGTFDYINMRTNGYEFHKNLMAGEEAWTDRRVKEVFDTWRRLIPYCQPGANGRTWQEAATSLQKKEAGMAVFGLPHPGAQFPEAEQADIDFFPFPVINPEHGQDAVEAPIDGFLLAKKSKNLKRAKNMESAKDLLKWLATGRAEDVYLASDPHNIAVSDEADTSKYTPIQKKAVELVSGAQQISQFLDRDTRPDFASTVMIPAIQSFINNPKDVDGLVNDIERQKKTIFASD; this is encoded by the coding sequence ATGTCCCGGCGGAATCTGCTGCGCGGTGCGGCGGTGGGTGCAGGTGCGGTTGCGCTGCCCTCGCTGCTCGCTGCCTGTGGCAGCGGGCCGGGCGGGGACGGAAAGACCATCACCATGGGGTCCAACTCGTCCGACCCGGTGCCGAAGAAGGCTTTCGCCGACGCGTTCGCCGCGTACGGCAAGCAGTCGAAGGAAGGGCGGAAGGTCGAGGTCAACACCGTCGACCACAACACCTTCCAGGAGAACATCAACCGCTACCTCCAGGGCAAGCCGGACGATGTCTTCATGTGGTTCGCGGGCTATCGCATGCAGTTCTTCGCCAAGAAGGGGCTGTTGTACGACATCAGCGACAACTGGCAGAGCTACCAGGGGTTCTCGCCGGCGCTGAAGGCCCAGTCCACCGGTGAGGACGGCAAGCAGTACCTCACGCCGTACTACTACTACCCGTGGGCGGTCTTCCACCGGACGAGCGTCTTCCAGCAGCGCGGCTACCAGGCCCCCAAGACGCTCGACGAGTACATCGCGCTCGCCAGGCAGATGCAGAAGGACAAGCTCGTTCCCATCGCGTTCTGCGACAAGGACGGCTGGCCGGCCATGGGCACCTTCGACTACATCAATATGCGCACCAACGGCTACGAGTTCCACAAGAACCTGATGGCGGGTGAGGAGGCGTGGACCGACAGGCGGGTCAAAGAGGTCTTCGACACCTGGCGCCGCCTCATCCCGTACTGCCAGCCCGGCGCCAACGGCCGCACCTGGCAGGAGGCCGCCACCAGCCTCCAGAAGAAGGAGGCGGGGATGGCGGTCTTCGGACTCCCGCACCCCGGCGCCCAGTTCCCCGAGGCGGAGCAGGCCGACATCGATTTCTTTCCGTTCCCGGTGATCAACCCCGAGCACGGCCAGGACGCCGTGGAGGCGCCCATCGACGGCTTCCTGCTGGCGAAGAAGTCGAAGAACCTCAAGAGGGCCAAGAACATGGAGAGCGCCAAGGACCTGCTGAAGTGGCTGGCCACGGGCCGGGCGGAGGACGTCTACCTCGCCAGTGACCCCCACAACATCGCCGTCAGCGATGAGGCCGACACCTCGAAGTACACGCCGATCCAGAAGAAGGCCGTCGAACTCGTCTCCGGCGCCCAGCAGATATCGCAGTTCCTGGACCGTGACACCAGGCCGGACTTCGCTTCGACGGTGATGATCCCGGCCATTCAGAGCTTCATCAACAACCCCAAGGACGTGGACGGGTTGGTCAATGACATCGAGCGGCAGAAGAAGACCATCTTCGCCTCCGACTGA
- a CDS encoding sensor histidine kinase, whose product MEEQRARRCGGPPWARGGGPPLMRLWEARRNAATVPWPSTLALAVFVMVGTGFAAKGQAATSSPLDAFARVLLLAGPAFLLLRNRRPVVAVFGVAATALLYLAGGYPHGPIFITVAVGCFAAVVSGHRKAAWWALGGLWAGHLLIAHWLYAYLPPGTDDAAPWGEEVVIAAWVVAILAGSELVRIRREVWARERAERAASEKRRADEERLRIARELHDVLAHSISVINVQAGVGLALLDNDPEQARTALTTIKAASKEALGEVRQVLDTLRTQGDAPRAPAPGLDRLPELVEQAASTGLSVETETAGERVPLPPGADLAAFRIVQEALTNVVRHSGSRTARVRIAYAPGRLELRIDDEGPATGSDAGGSGNGLAGMRERAAALGGTIEAGPRPDGGFRVRADLPVRPKETM is encoded by the coding sequence ATGGAAGAGCAGCGCGCCCGCAGATGTGGTGGTCCCCCCTGGGCCCGGGGCGGCGGACCACCGCTGATGCGGCTGTGGGAGGCGCGGCGCAACGCCGCCACGGTGCCCTGGCCCTCGACCCTCGCCCTGGCGGTGTTCGTCATGGTGGGGACCGGGTTCGCCGCGAAGGGGCAGGCGGCGACCAGCAGTCCGCTCGATGCTTTCGCGCGCGTACTGCTGCTTGCGGGCCCGGCGTTTCTTCTGCTGCGCAACCGACGGCCCGTCGTCGCGGTCTTCGGTGTCGCCGCGACGGCGCTGCTCTATCTGGCCGGGGGGTATCCCCACGGGCCGATCTTCATCACTGTCGCCGTGGGCTGCTTCGCCGCGGTCGTCTCCGGACACCGGAAGGCCGCCTGGTGGGCGCTCGGCGGCCTCTGGGCGGGGCATCTGCTGATCGCCCACTGGCTCTACGCCTACCTGCCACCCGGCACGGACGACGCCGCCCCCTGGGGGGAGGAGGTGGTGATCGCCGCGTGGGTGGTGGCGATCCTCGCCGGGTCGGAGCTCGTACGCATCCGGCGCGAGGTCTGGGCCCGGGAGCGCGCCGAGCGGGCCGCCTCGGAGAAGCGCCGCGCCGACGAGGAGCGGCTGCGGATCGCCCGCGAGCTGCACGATGTCCTCGCCCACTCCATTTCGGTCATCAACGTCCAGGCGGGCGTGGGTCTCGCCCTGCTCGACAACGATCCCGAACAGGCACGCACCGCGCTCACCACCATCAAGGCGGCGAGCAAGGAGGCCCTCGGCGAGGTCCGGCAGGTCCTCGACACACTGCGTACGCAGGGCGACGCTCCCCGCGCGCCCGCTCCCGGTCTCGACCGCCTTCCCGAACTCGTCGAACAGGCCGCGAGTACCGGCCTGAGCGTCGAGACCGAGACGGCGGGCGAGCGCGTGCCCCTCCCGCCGGGCGCCGATCTCGCCGCCTTCCGGATCGTCCAGGAGGCCCTGACCAATGTCGTACGCCACTCGGGCTCGCGCACCGCGCGGGTACGGATCGCGTACGCGCCCGGCCGCCTCGAACTCCGTATCGACGACGAAGGCCCGGCCACCGGCTCGGACGCGGGCGGCAGCGGCAACGGGCTGGCCGGAATGCGGGAGCGGGCCGCCGCTCTCGGTGGCACGATCGAGGCGGGTCCGCG
- a CDS encoding carbohydrate ABC transporter permease, whose protein sequence is MTLDTAPAPAATSPAPAPPTRRRALRPGRLGVHAFLMAVSLAFLAPLLLAVYASLRPYDETSENGYFSLPEKLSFDYYQQAFSDSGMTKYFVNTLIIAVPGVLLTLFFASFVAFAVARLRMRGSIVLLMLFTAGNLLPQQVIVTPLYVLFNRIPLPYWMSDSMTMFDSYWAVVSVQIGFQIGFCVFVLANFMRTLPQEILEAAIVDGAGVWTQYWRITLPLCRPALAALGTLQFTWMYNDFLWALVFISDGDKLPVTSALNNLRGQFFTDYNLLAAGSVIVALPTLVVFLLLQRHFIAGLTLGSTKG, encoded by the coding sequence ATGACGCTCGACACCGCCCCGGCGCCCGCCGCCACCAGCCCCGCTCCGGCCCCACCCACCCGCCGGCGCGCTCTTCGCCCCGGCCGCCTCGGCGTGCACGCCTTCCTGATGGCCGTCTCGCTGGCCTTCCTGGCACCCCTGCTGCTCGCGGTGTACGCCTCCCTCCGGCCGTACGACGAGACCTCCGAGAACGGGTACTTCTCGCTGCCGGAGAAGCTCTCCTTCGACTACTACCAACAGGCCTTCAGCGACTCGGGGATGACGAAGTACTTCGTCAACACCCTCATCATCGCGGTGCCGGGCGTGCTCCTCACACTCTTCTTCGCCTCGTTCGTCGCCTTCGCCGTGGCGCGGCTGAGGATGCGGGGCTCGATCGTGCTGCTGATGCTGTTCACCGCGGGCAATCTGCTGCCCCAGCAGGTGATCGTCACTCCGCTGTACGTACTGTTCAACCGCATCCCGCTGCCGTACTGGATGTCCGACTCGATGACGATGTTCGACTCGTACTGGGCGGTCGTCTCCGTCCAGATCGGCTTCCAGATCGGGTTCTGTGTCTTCGTCCTCGCCAACTTCATGCGCACCCTGCCGCAGGAGATCCTGGAAGCGGCGATCGTGGACGGCGCGGGCGTGTGGACGCAGTACTGGCGCATCACCCTGCCCCTGTGCCGCCCCGCCCTCGCGGCGCTCGGCACGCTCCAGTTCACCTGGATGTACAACGACTTCCTCTGGGCGCTGGTCTTCATCTCCGACGGTGACAAACTCCCCGTCACCTCGGCGCTGAACAACCTCCGCGGCCAGTTCTTCACCGACTACAACCTGCTGGCGGCGGGCTCGGTGATCGTGGCACTGCCGACGCTGGTGGTCTTCCTGCTGCTCCAGCGCCACTTCATCGCCGGGCTCACCCTGGGCTCCACCAAGGGCTGA
- a CDS encoding nitroreductase family deazaflavin-dependent oxidoreductase, with protein MSELSAHVMKPGWITVNVINRAVAWMTRRGISVWGSRVLAVRGRKSGEWRRTPVNLLTVNGEQYLVAPRGHVQWTHNMRAAGGGELHLGKHVQVFTAEEVADDDKPTLLRIYLKRWKAEVGVFFGGVGPDSSDEELRAVAPKHPVFRITVK; from the coding sequence ATGTCCGAGCTGTCCGCACACGTCATGAAGCCCGGCTGGATCACCGTCAATGTCATCAACCGAGCCGTCGCATGGATGACCCGGCGCGGCATCAGCGTCTGGGGCTCCCGAGTCCTCGCCGTACGAGGCCGCAAGAGCGGCGAATGGCGGCGCACCCCCGTCAACCTGCTCACGGTGAACGGAGAGCAGTACCTGGTGGCCCCGCGCGGCCATGTCCAGTGGACCCACAACATGCGCGCCGCGGGCGGCGGTGAACTGCATCTGGGCAAGCACGTCCAGGTGTTCACCGCCGAGGAGGTGGCGGACGACGACAAGCCCACCCTGCTGCGCATCTACCTCAAGCGCTGGAAGGCCGAGGTCGGCGTGTTCTTCGGCGGCGTCGGCCCCGACTCCTCCGACGAGGAGCTGCGCGCCGTCGCTCCCAAGCACCCGGTCTTCCGGATCACGGTGAAGTGA
- a CDS encoding TetR/AcrR family transcriptional regulator, producing MSTVRGARERARIEVTAAIKDEARKQLAAEGAAKLSLRAVARELGMVSSALYRYFPSRDDLLTALIVDAYDSVGTAAETALAKADAGARLAEADAVAETETETEAETAAGPGATARPARHLARWIALCSAVRTWALAHPHEYALIYGSPVPGYTAPQDTIGPASRVGLALISVARDAHRADGIALPPLADGLRPEARRLAADLAPDLPPAVVVALVAAWSQLFGLISFELFGQFNRVVEERDAFFAHSAARLAHEVGLRGDPGGVLHRE from the coding sequence ATGAGCACAGTCCGAGGGGCCAGGGAACGGGCCCGTATCGAAGTCACCGCGGCAATCAAGGACGAGGCCCGCAAGCAGCTCGCGGCCGAGGGCGCCGCGAAGCTGTCCCTGCGCGCCGTCGCCCGCGAACTGGGGATGGTCTCCTCCGCCCTCTACCGCTACTTCCCCAGCCGCGACGACTTGCTGACCGCCCTGATCGTCGACGCCTACGACTCGGTCGGCACGGCCGCCGAGACCGCACTCGCGAAAGCAGACGCCGGAGCTCGGCTCGCAGAAGCAGACGCCGTAGCTGAGACCGAAACGGAAACCGAAGCCGAGACCGCCGCCGGCCCCGGTGCGACGGCCCGCCCGGCCCGCCACCTCGCCCGCTGGATCGCCCTCTGCTCGGCGGTACGCACCTGGGCCCTCGCCCACCCCCATGAGTACGCACTGATCTACGGCTCCCCGGTCCCGGGCTACACCGCGCCCCAGGACACCATCGGCCCCGCCTCTCGCGTCGGACTCGCGCTGATCTCCGTCGCCCGCGACGCCCACCGCGCGGACGGCATTGCGCTCCCCCCGCTCGCCGACGGACTGCGCCCCGAAGCACGCCGGCTCGCCGCCGACCTCGCTCCCGATCTGCCGCCCGCGGTCGTCGTGGCCCTGGTCGCCGCCTGGTCCCAGCTCTTCGGGCTGATCTCCTTCGAGCTCTTCGGCCAGTTCAACCGCGTGGTCGAGGAACGCGACGCCTTCTTCGCCCACTCCGCGGCCCGGCTCGCACACGAGGTCGGACTGCGTGGCGACCCCGGCGGCGTACTGCACAGGGAGTAG
- a CDS encoding carbohydrate ABC transporter permease, producing the protein MSRRAVRRGPRRFTRRDLAVLGVLLGIPILLDVVIVWGPTLASVVLSFTSWDGIGEISWVGTQNYENLFTNYPAFWPAARHNLLWLAFLGLIATPFGLLLAVLIDRGVRFSRFYQSTLYMPVVLSLAVVGFIAQLIFSRDQGALNAILGDTEHPTDWLGDPDLNIWMILLAAAWRHTGYVMILYLAGLKAVDPALKEAAAIDGASESQTFFRVVFPTLRPVNVIVGVITVIESLRAFDIVYAVNKGRNGLELLSVLVTDNIIGEASRIGFGSAIAVVLLLVSMGFVVTYLVQEIRGEKNR; encoded by the coding sequence ATCTCGCGGCGCGCCGTCCGGCGAGGGCCGCGGCGGTTCACCCGTCGGGACCTTGCCGTCCTGGGCGTACTGCTCGGCATACCGATCCTGCTCGACGTGGTCATCGTGTGGGGACCGACCCTGGCCTCCGTCGTCCTCTCCTTCACCAGTTGGGACGGCATCGGAGAGATCTCCTGGGTCGGTACGCAGAACTACGAGAACCTCTTCACCAACTACCCGGCCTTCTGGCCCGCCGCCCGCCACAATCTGCTCTGGCTCGCCTTCCTCGGGCTGATCGCCACCCCGTTCGGGCTGCTGCTCGCCGTTCTCATCGACCGCGGCGTCCGCTTCAGCCGCTTCTACCAGTCGACGCTCTACATGCCGGTGGTGCTCTCGCTCGCCGTCGTCGGCTTCATCGCCCAGCTGATCTTCTCCCGCGATCAGGGCGCACTCAACGCGATCCTCGGTGACACCGAGCACCCCACCGACTGGCTCGGCGATCCCGACCTGAACATCTGGATGATCCTGCTGGCCGCCGCCTGGCGGCACACCGGCTATGTGATGATCCTCTACCTGGCCGGCCTCAAGGCCGTCGACCCGGCGCTGAAGGAAGCCGCGGCCATCGACGGCGCGAGCGAGTCACAGACCTTCTTCCGCGTCGTCTTTCCGACCCTGCGGCCCGTCAACGTCATCGTCGGCGTCATCACCGTCATCGAGTCGCTGCGCGCCTTCGACATCGTCTATGCCGTCAACAAGGGCAGAAACGGCCTGGAGCTGCTCTCGGTCCTCGTCACCGACAACATCATCGGCGAGGCCAGCCGCATCGGATTCGGCTCGGCGATCGCCGTGGTGCTGCTGCTCGTCTCCATGGGATTCGTCGTGACGTATCTGGTCCAGGAGATCCGTGGGGAGAAGAACCGATGA